The following proteins are co-located in the Desulfatitalea tepidiphila genome:
- a CDS encoding AgmX/PglI C-terminal domain-containing protein: MPLNAEIQRIEGQCEALAGQLRAVETELEGFAAERQRFDALRDVCKAFDRLGELQAETLFWDGMAPAEDTAAHLQRVRDRVARFEGEISGFLEKQASLREQIERHTSELDFLYEEVRDAYDREERRKEEFVIERDVSSVPHRAMIMPWTREAESEKRFRRAVLVALLVCFICGAVFQMVSVPVPDRSVAVVEIPERLAKLVKNEPPKPVAQPKPVNKPPQEEIKTAQETTQPKPEPAKPEKPSKEAGGSPKPAQVAKAGGGGGGKAAARKKAERVGVLAFKNTFKDLMAETPVAKLGTEARVTKGSPRVAGQAVAQRSLVAMQAKGGSSGGIAYAAVSRNVGYGNVDRLGGGGIGKGGGGGTGNGIGYGSGPVESAIADIAESARPLSDGPGAGRTDEEIQIVFDRYKATLYRIYNRELRKDPTLRGKILLRLSIETSGEVSMCKVESTDLGSPELVAMIVERIRRFNFGPKEGVPKMTILYPIDFLPAG; this comes from the coding sequence ATGCCGCTGAATGCCGAGATCCAGCGTATCGAGGGGCAATGCGAAGCCCTGGCGGGTCAGTTGCGCGCCGTCGAAACGGAGCTCGAAGGATTTGCCGCGGAGCGCCAGCGATTCGACGCGTTGCGGGACGTTTGCAAGGCCTTCGATCGGCTGGGGGAACTGCAGGCGGAAACACTTTTCTGGGACGGTATGGCACCTGCCGAAGATACCGCCGCACACCTTCAGCGGGTGCGCGATCGCGTGGCGCGGTTCGAAGGGGAGATCAGCGGCTTCCTCGAAAAGCAAGCGTCGCTGCGCGAGCAGATCGAACGGCACACCAGCGAGCTGGATTTCCTCTACGAAGAGGTGCGCGACGCATACGACCGGGAGGAGCGGCGCAAGGAAGAATTCGTCATCGAAAGAGATGTCTCTTCCGTTCCCCACCGCGCCATGATCATGCCCTGGACCAGGGAGGCCGAAAGCGAAAAGCGTTTCCGCCGTGCCGTACTGGTCGCCTTGCTGGTCTGTTTCATCTGCGGCGCCGTGTTCCAGATGGTCAGCGTGCCGGTCCCGGACCGTTCGGTGGCCGTGGTCGAGATTCCCGAGCGGCTCGCCAAGCTGGTGAAGAATGAGCCGCCCAAACCGGTGGCGCAACCCAAACCCGTGAACAAGCCGCCTCAGGAAGAGATAAAAACGGCCCAGGAGACGACCCAGCCCAAACCCGAGCCGGCCAAGCCCGAAAAACCGTCCAAAGAGGCCGGCGGGTCACCCAAACCAGCCCAGGTGGCCAAGGCGGGAGGCGGTGGCGGCGGAAAGGCCGCGGCCCGTAAAAAGGCCGAGCGGGTCGGGGTGCTGGCATTCAAAAACACCTTCAAGGATCTCATGGCGGAGACGCCCGTGGCGAAGCTGGGCACCGAGGCCCGGGTGACCAAGGGGAGTCCTCGGGTGGCAGGCCAGGCCGTGGCCCAGCGATCACTGGTCGCCATGCAGGCCAAGGGCGGATCCAGCGGCGGTATCGCCTACGCCGCGGTCAGCCGCAATGTCGGCTATGGAAATGTCGACCGGCTGGGGGGCGGCGGCATCGGCAAGGGTGGCGGCGGTGGCACTGGCAACGGCATCGGTTACGGTTCCGGTCCGGTCGAAAGCGCCATTGCCGATATCGCCGAATCGGCGCGGCCTTTGAGCGACGGCCCGGGCGCAGGCCGGACCGACGAAGAGATTCAGATCGTCTTCGACCGCTACAAAGCGACGTTGTATCGGATTTATAACCGTGAATTGCGCAAGGACCCGACCCTGCGGGGCAAGATCCTGCTGCGCCTCAGCATCGAAACCAGTGGGGAGGTGTCAATGTGCAAAGTGGAATCCACCGATCTGGGATCGCCGGAATTGGTGGCGATGATCGTCGAGCGTATCCGGCGGTTCAATTTTGGCCCCAAGGAAGGGGTACCCAAAATGACCATACTTTATCCGATCGATTTTCTGCCCGCCGGATAG
- a CDS encoding MotA/TolQ/ExbB proton channel family protein — protein MGITTMVAFFQKGGLFMYPILFVFAAGMAIALERWARLAHIQSVNRKMWNTLHPMLVKGDFDKVRAIVDKDTSTISRMLGMGLARQGAVRRREDIEIAMEESMMEIIPQLEKRTPYVALLSNIATLLGLLGTIMGLIEAFTAVANANPAEKADLLSASISVAMNTTAFGLMAAIPLLLFHAKLTSTTGQIVDSLEMASVKALNSIAHLSRQRFEEKLEYSEGQRAAGAKKPKMQTALEGK, from the coding sequence ATGGGAATCACTACAATGGTGGCATTTTTTCAGAAGGGTGGGTTGTTCATGTATCCCATTCTGTTCGTGTTTGCGGCCGGCATGGCCATTGCGCTGGAGCGCTGGGCCCGGTTGGCGCATATCCAGAGCGTGAATCGCAAGATGTGGAATACCCTCCATCCCATGCTGGTCAAAGGGGATTTCGACAAGGTCCGGGCCATTGTCGACAAGGATACATCCACCATTTCGCGCATGCTGGGCATGGGACTGGCGCGTCAGGGAGCGGTGCGGCGCCGCGAAGACATCGAGATCGCCATGGAAGAGAGCATGATGGAGATCATCCCGCAGTTGGAAAAGCGCACGCCTTACGTGGCGTTGCTGTCCAACATCGCCACTTTGCTGGGTCTTTTGGGGACCATCATGGGGCTGATCGAAGCCTTTACGGCAGTGGCCAACGCCAACCCGGCGGAAAAGGCCGACCTGCTGTCGGCCAGCATCTCGGTGGCCATGAATACCACGGCCTTCGGCCTGATGGCGGCCATCCCGCTGTTGCTGTTTCACGCCAAGCTGACCTCCACCACCGGCCAGATCGTCGACAGCCTGGAGATGGCATCGGTCAAGGCCCTGAACAGCATCGCCCATCTCAGCAGGCAGCGGTTTGAGGAGAAACTGGAATATTCGGAAGGTCAAAGGGCGGCCGGTGCAAAAAAGCCGAAGATGCAAACAGCCTTGGAAGGCAAATGA
- the pal gene encoding peptidoglycan-associated lipoprotein Pal encodes MKRIKWLALALMIVSMAMLTVSCATQATQTEPSQEAASASVDAKTDSVEARQASQTPQAAADSGAAATSELLEEQIYFDFDSALLTGPATQRLIGKADYLRRHADVTVTVEGHCDARGTEAYNMALGQRRAEAVKRFLLDLGIRSERVETISYGEERPAVSGNDESAWAQNRRAEFLID; translated from the coding sequence ATGAAAAGAATCAAATGGTTGGCTCTGGCTCTGATGATCGTTTCGATGGCGATGCTTACGGTTTCGTGCGCCACGCAGGCAACGCAAACCGAACCGTCCCAAGAGGCAGCATCGGCAAGTGTCGACGCCAAAACCGATTCGGTCGAAGCGCGACAAGCGTCTCAAACACCCCAGGCGGCTGCCGATTCCGGGGCAGCCGCCACGTCGGAATTGTTGGAAGAGCAGATCTACTTCGATTTCGACAGTGCCCTTCTGACCGGCCCGGCCACCCAGCGGCTCATCGGCAAGGCGGATTATCTCCGTCGACACGCGGACGTGACGGTAACGGTGGAAGGACACTGCGATGCTCGCGGTACCGAAGCCTACAACATGGCCTTGGGGCAACGGCGGGCCGAAGCGGTGAAGCGTTTTTTGTTGGATTTGGGTATCCGCTCCGAACGGGTGGAGACGATCAGCTATGGTGAAGAGCGGCCGGCAGTTTCAGGAAACGACGAATCGGCCTGGGCCCAGAACCGCCGGGCGGAGTTTCTGATCGATTGA
- a CDS encoding YcaO-like family protein encodes MDSDPPELLNYQLTRIKTEAATGYFDCVPAEPYGFEEALDEARRHPNDEFIRKHVLRLVGAWTPQDLKRAVLQVSDDDLFLKALFFEACLLIEPLAALRGLFPERERGRLAKASPLVFIKAHRQADHRLHRRWIDRLRPNFLEHEALPAPEEIGLPSPADAQSVARALVVEEPLERLALSIEDQIGKGRIGQDIAAPLDPGEITALALERLTAAGIQVGGEMRHEASLSPIALLRNWQLAVSVDCGRHRYRLQGEQIAFGRGLELEAARVACVMEVVERVSAYAGIAGDEVVGYRTTRTLVHARLSDLTCRGRAALDPNRLGLEAPYRDEPLYWVEGQAAGKDGRYPILVPSQCVFLFCNLDEIKLFSALGSNGLGAGSTHSQAKCQALLELIERDSAATIPHVPELCFDVETSEDRIANLLRSYAERGIQVGFLDLTGPLGVPCCKCFVVDGQGQVAAGTAAALDARKALVSALTETPYPFPNGPPSRPLPPAAVRVPLEALPDYDRGDAEQNLMLLERLLQVNGFEPIYVDLTRSDLGLPVVRAIIPGMEMTGDFDRFSRVHPRLYGHYLRYAQPRRAGRGK; translated from the coding sequence ATGGATTCAGACCCACCCGAATTGCTGAACTACCAACTGACCCGCATCAAGACCGAGGCGGCGACCGGGTATTTTGATTGTGTTCCCGCCGAGCCTTATGGCTTCGAAGAGGCGCTGGACGAGGCCCGCCGCCACCCCAACGACGAGTTCATTCGCAAGCACGTGTTGCGTCTGGTCGGCGCCTGGACGCCGCAGGACCTCAAACGCGCTGTTCTTCAAGTTTCCGATGACGACCTGTTTTTAAAAGCGCTTTTTTTCGAGGCATGCCTGCTCATTGAGCCGTTGGCCGCCCTGCGCGGGCTGTTTCCTGAAAGAGAGCGCGGCCGCCTGGCCAAGGCTTCACCCCTGGTATTCATCAAAGCGCACCGACAGGCCGATCATCGGTTGCACCGGCGTTGGATCGATCGCCTGCGGCCCAACTTTCTGGAACACGAGGCACTGCCCGCACCCGAGGAGATCGGTCTGCCATCGCCGGCGGATGCGCAAAGCGTGGCCCGTGCCCTGGTCGTAGAGGAACCATTGGAGCGACTGGCCTTATCCATTGAAGACCAGATCGGGAAAGGCCGGATCGGTCAAGACATCGCAGCGCCGCTCGATCCCGGGGAAATCACCGCATTGGCACTGGAACGTTTGACCGCAGCGGGCATTCAAGTGGGTGGGGAGATGCGCCACGAGGCCTCCCTGAGTCCCATCGCCCTGCTGCGCAACTGGCAATTGGCGGTGAGCGTCGATTGCGGCCGGCATCGTTACCGCCTCCAGGGCGAGCAGATTGCCTTTGGCAGAGGTTTGGAACTGGAAGCGGCCCGGGTGGCCTGCGTAATGGAGGTCGTCGAGCGGGTCAGCGCCTATGCCGGTATCGCCGGTGATGAAGTGGTGGGATATCGGACAACCCGCACCCTGGTGCATGCCCGGCTTTCCGATCTGACCTGCAGGGGCAGGGCCGCCCTTGATCCGAACCGATTGGGCCTGGAAGCCCCTTACCGGGATGAGCCATTGTACTGGGTCGAGGGTCAGGCGGCCGGAAAGGACGGGCGCTATCCCATCCTGGTGCCGTCTCAATGCGTGTTTTTGTTTTGCAATCTGGATGAGATCAAACTCTTTTCGGCGCTGGGCTCCAACGGCCTGGGCGCCGGGTCCACCCACTCTCAGGCCAAGTGCCAGGCGCTGCTCGAGCTTATTGAACGTGACAGCGCGGCCACCATCCCTCATGTGCCGGAGCTATGCTTTGATGTGGAAACCAGCGAGGATCGCATCGCCAACCTGCTCCGCAGCTATGCCGAGCGAGGCATTCAGGTGGGCTTTCTCGATCTGACCGGTCCGCTGGGTGTGCCGTGTTGCAAGTGTTTCGTGGTGGACGGGCAAGGGCAGGTGGCCGCCGGCACTGCTGCCGCGCTTGACGCCCGGAAAGCCTTGGTTTCGGCCCTCACGGAAACGCCCTATCCCTTTCCCAATGGGCCGCCCTCCCGGCCCCTGCCGCCGGCCGCGGTGCGGGTGCCCCTGGAGGCGCTTCCCGATTACGACCGCGGTGATGCGGAGCAGAATCTCATGCTGTTGGAACGGCTGCTGCAGGTGAACGGCTTCGAGCCGATATACGTCGACCTGACCCGGTCCGACCTCGGATTGCCGGTGGTGCGGGCCATTATCCCAGGCATGGAGATGACGGGGGATTTCGACCGCTTCTCTCGGGTGCATCCCCGGCTTTACGGACACTACCTGCGATATGCACAACCCCGCCGGGCGGGGCGGGGGAAGTAA